The window CCAAGGGCGTCGAAATGGTCATGCCCGGTGACAACATCGATATGGAAATCAAATTGATCACCCCCATCGCCATCGAGCAAGGTTTGCGCTTCGCTATCCGTGAAGGCGGCCGTACCGTCGGTTCGGGCGTGGTTGCCAACATCATCGAGGACTAATCGGTCTTACGTCAACAAACTTGGGGTGCGCTTTTGGGTGCACCCCATTTTTTACGGCAACGAGTCGCCCGCCGTCGTGCATGACGATCGGTTGACGGCGCTTCGGCGTTTGGGCAAATACGAAACCCCACTACGAGAATACTAACCGTATGAGCAGACGTTCTATCACCAAAAATATCTATCGAAACACGCTCTTCGAGGGCGTGATACGCGGCAACCGCAAAGGGTTCGCCTTTTTGGCGCGCTCGGATGGGGGCGAGGATATGTTCATCTCGCACGAAAATCTGCACGGCGCACAGCACGGCGACACGGTACAATGCCGCCGACTCTATTCGGACGACGTGGAAGTCGTCAAGATATTGAAGCGCGGCGTCACCCAACTCATCGGCACCCTCAAGGTGTACCGCAACGGCTGTTTCGTCGTACCCGACGAGGAAGCCTACTATACCGATATTCACGTGGATGACCTCGTAGAGGGCGCCAAAAACGGCTACAAGGTCGTGGTGGACGTGGTGGACTACCCCAAGGGCTGCAACCCCGAGGGCGTCATCCGCCGCGTATTGGGCAAAGCGGGCGAGAAGCAAAGCGAGGTGCTGAGCTGTCTGTACCGCTACGGCTTCGCGGACGTCTTCCCCGAGGACGCGCTCAACGAGGCGGCTTCGCTGACGATGGGCGAAGCGGAAGAGGATAGGGCCGACCTGCGCGATCTGCTCACCATCACCATAGACGGGGACGACGCCAGGGATTTCGACGACGCCATATCCATCTCCAGGACCAAGGGCGATGGCTACGAGTTGTGGGTGCATATCGCGGACGTGTCGCATTACGTTCGTGAGGGCAACCCCATCGACCGCGAAGCGTACCAACGCGCCACCAGCGTGTACTTCCCGCGACAGGCGTTCCCCATGCTGCCCGAGGCCTTGTCCAACGACCTTTGCTCGTTGATGCCCGACCGCGACCGATTCTGCCTCAGTTGCCGTATGCGTTTCACCGCGCACGGCGAACGCAAGGACGTCTATCTCACCAAGAGCGTCATTCATTCGGCCTACCGTATGACATACCGCAAAGTGCAGGGCATTCTGGACGGGGACGAAACCCTTTGCCGCCAATACGAGCCCATCGTCAAAATGCTGACGACCGCCACCGACCTTGCGCGGCTGTTGCGCAAAAAACGCATAGACCGAGGCGCCATCGACTTCTCCGCGCACGAGACGACCGTTCTCTTCGACGGGGAGCGCATCGAAGGCGTCGTACCCGCCGAGATCACCGAATCCAACGCCGTCATAGAGGACTTTATGATCGCCGCCAACGAGGCGGTGGCCTCCACCTTGGAACGCGCGGGTTACCCCTGCGCCTACCGCGTGCACGACGTGCCCGAAGAGGACAAGTTGCACCAACTGACGGCCTTTGCCGAATGTTTCGGGCTGGCGCCCGAAGGGCGTTACCTCAACGAAAAGGAGATATGCGACTTTGTGCGCGCCGTAGCCGAAACGCCCTATGGCGACGTCATCAGCACGGTGGCCATTCGCTGTATGCAAAAGGCCAAGTACAGCCCCTTCAATATCGGGCATTACGGATTGGGCAGCGAGTGCTATTGCCATTTCACCTCGCCCATTCGCCGCTATCCCGACCTCATGGTGCACCGCATGGTCAAGTTGTACCTCGAGCGAAAGGGCGCGCCCCTTGCGGACGAGGAAAAGGACGCCCTCACCGAGGCGATGGAGTCTGCCTGTATGCATTGCAGTATGCAGGAACGCGCCGCCGAAAAGGCCGAGCGCGATATCGTGCACTACTACGAGGCCGTGTATATGCAGGAGCACCTGGACGGGCATTTCTCGGCCGTGGTGTCGGGCATGACCACCCGCATGATGTTCGCCACCCTGCCTTCGGGCATCGAGGGGGGCATACCCGTCGAGGATATGCACGACAGTTTCTACTACGACCCCCTGCGCTACCGTCTGGTGGGACAGCATAGCGTCTACCGCATCGGCGACACGGTGGAAGTGGTGGTCACAGGGGCCGATCCCACCTCTCGCCGCATTCGCTTCGCGCTCGTGCACAAGGGCGCGACCATCGCCGACGTAGCCCGTATGGAGCAACACAAACCCCCCAATGGCGTGCACGGCACCGTGCGCACCCGCGACCACAAACCGCCCAAACGCAAGCAAAAAGGGCGCCGCAGATAGCCGCCCCGCCGCACGCGCGGAAATTTGCTATTGCCTTTTGGCGTAAAATAGAGTATAATACTAACTATATGAAGAAATCCAACGAGGGTAGCCTCATCGCTACCAACAAAAAAGCCTATCACGACTACTTTATCGAGGAGACCTACGAGGCGGGCATCGTGCTGGAAGGCAGCGAAGTCAAGAGCCTAAGACAGCACAACGTCAGCTTCGTGGACAGCTACGTGCGCATAGACGGCTACAACGTATTCGTCGTCAACCTGCATATCTCTCCCTACGAGAAAGGCAGTTTTTACAATCCGCCCGCCAAACGCGAGCGGCGTCTCCTTTTGACCAAACGCGAGATCAACAAGTTGCGCGCGATGGTCGAACGCAAAGGCTACACCCTCGTGCCCACCAAACTCTATTTCAAGCAATCCTTGGTGAAGGTGGAAGTGGGCGTGGCCAAAGGCAAACACACCTACGACAAGCGCGAGGATATGCGCAAAAAGGCCATCGAGGAGAATAATCGCCGTTATGAGGATTAGTTTCTCGGCATAATTCGGTTGAAAGCGGCATACAACGAGATAAATCCCCCACCCGAAAGGAAAGGAGAAAGTATGAAAAAAGTATTGTGCATAGCGTTGATAGCGGCGCTCGCCTTGGGCCTGTTCGCCTGCAATCTCATCAACAAGGCCACCATAGAGACCTACGACTTCGAGACCCGCAACTACACCCAAGCGACGGGCGACGTGTCACCCACCTCGGCCATTGACGAAATCAATATCGATTGGGTAGCCGGCTCGGTACGCGTGATGGTGGGCACGCAGGACAACATCACCGTGCACGAATCGGGCGTAGGCGCGTCGGCGTCCATACCCCTGTGCTACCGCGTCAACAACGCCACCCTCTCCATCGCTTTCGCCAAAGACGGCACCAAGATCCGCAACGTGTCCAAAACTTTGGTGGTCACCATACCCGCCGAACACTTGCTCACCCGTCTCAGCGTCAACGCGGTCGCGGCCAACGTGGCGGTAGACCCCGCCGTCGTGGGCGAACTCAACGTGGACAACGTATCGGGCCGCGTGGAATGCACCCTGAACGCCATCGCCAAGACCCGTCTCAACACCGTGTCGGGCAACGTCAATCTGCGCGCGGCTTCGACCAAAGAGGTGGAAGTCGAAACGGTCTCGGGCACCATCAATCTCAATCTCCCCGTCGTGGACGAGGTAGAGGCCAAGTCCGTGTCGGGCAACGTCACCTTGGCGTTGGCCAAGGACGCGTCCTTCGCCATGAACGTTTCCACCGTGTCAGGGCGCGTGTCCACGGGCGACTTCGCCTGCACCAAGTCGGGTAGCCGCTACCTCTCGGGCACGGGCAAGATCCGCATCGAGGTCGAAACCACCTCGGGCAACGTAACGCTCAAAACCGCATCCTGACGGCGGCGCGACCAACGGAGAATAGCCGTACACGCGGCATTGCATCATCAAAAACGCCTTTCGCATCATACGAAAGGCGTTTTTCGTTCTTATTGTCGGCGTGCGCAGATTCTACGCCCGCCGCGGCGCTATCGCGGCCGACGTAGATTATTCGGACATGCTGACGCGCAAAGCGGGTACGACGCCGAGATTTGTGAGGCAATTGTAGTCGAGATTGCCGGCGCCGCCATAGTATTGGATAAACCGCGTGTAGTTGCCGAAGTAATAGTGGGGCGAACGGATCCACCAGGAGGCGTAGCAACTGTACTCGTTTTCTCCGTAGTAGGTTCCCATTTTTCATAGACGCCCCGGCTCTCGGCATAGTCCGTACACAGTTTGACGCGCGCCCCGCCTTCTCCCCAATAGTCGCCGTCAAAGCCGTAGGCGGTCTTGGTCGCTTCTTGTCCGGACGATTATGCCGATGGCAACCAAAAACGCCGAGCACACGGCTCGGCGTTCTCGATCGGACGCATATCAATAACCGATGCATTCCTGCTTAATGAAGGCGTTGCCGCGTTTCATCAAAAGGACGTTGTCCCCGCTGACGATATACGCGGTGACGTTGTACTCGCCGGCTTGGAAACCCTCGGCGGGCGCCAAGGGGATGGTGACATACACCACGCCTTCCGTACGCTCCACGGCGGCGGGTTGCTCCTCGCCCTCCGCAGGCTCGGCGGGCGTCTCGGCCTCGGCCTTCTCGTACTCGTACACCAAGGTCTCGGAAGCGGCGGGCAACAGCGCCACCAACTGTTGTTGCGTGGTGGCGGCGGTGATATTGCCACCCTCCAAAGCGGCGGTCAATGCCGCGTAGATTTGGTCGGCGGCGGTGCGCAACGTCGTTCTTTGCTGCTCCATACGTTCAGCCTGCGCGGCTCTTTCTTCGGCGGCGGCTTTACGCGCGGCGGCGTTCTTCTTCAACAATTCCAACGCGGGGGCGAGCATCTTGTTGATGGCGCCTTTCTTAAACTTGCCGTCCTTGGTCTTGTACAACTTTTGGTTGCGCTCGTAGTTCTCCTCGTTGCTCAAGGTCGCCTTGTAGGTCTCGTTGCGATAGATAACGTTGACGTAGTAGTTTTGGTTGACGTAGTCCTTGTTGCTGCTGCTGTAGGACGCTACGAAGTGATAGTTGTACACGGGGAACTCGGGCGAGCCCTCTACCGTCTCGTCCTTGTAGTTGTAGGTGATATACTCCATCGTTTCGATATCCACGCTGTCTACGTTGAGCCACAAGTCGTCTATCCACTCGCCGGTGGTCGAAGACTTGGTGCCGTTGATCAACTCCACGAACGTGTCCATGGCCTTTTGCGCGGCGGCATCTTTGACTTTGGCGGCGGCGCAACCCGCGAGGAGCGCGCCCAGCACGGCCACGATGAGTACGACTGCGATTAACTTTGATTTCATACGAAACCTCCAAAAGGTAAATTGCTATCTCAATTATATCCCGCGCGCAAGGCTTTGTCAACCGTCCTTCAAAAATCGTGCGTTTTCGCCCATCTTGACGCGCAAGGTGCGCCCGACGGCGGGTTTATTCGGGTTTTACCACGGCCAACTGCGCGTATCCTTGCGCCGCCAGATACCGTAGCACCGAGGCGGTCAGCTCTTCTCCCGCGATGACCGAGGGCACGGCGGGCGGACACTTGACGGGCAAATACGCGAGCACTCTGCCCTCGCAACGGTCGATGGGCAAAACTTCGCGCGGAGCGAAATAGGCCTCACGCACGCTCATCGCCCGAGGCGGCAAGGACGGCAAAGTGAGCATTGGCGGATGCAAATCGCCCGTTTGCATATGCAATAGCGTTTGCACCGCCCGCTCCAAGTGCTCGGGGGGCGTGTCGGCGGACGCCATCAATATGAGGTAATCACGGTCGGCGTACTCCTCGACGACTTTCTCCTCGTTAAGAAGCCGCGCCGTAGCGACGCCGCTCGTTCCCATCGACGGACAGTACAACGTCAATTTGAGCGGCTCGTCCCCCACACATTGCCAGCCCTTTTCGGTCAGGCGCTTCTTAGCGTCCGCTATCATCTCGGCCATTTCGGCGATACACCCGATGTAGCCCGGCGCCGTAAGGCAAGCGTTGGTGCGGTCGAGCGACGCCAGCACGAGGTAGGACGGGCTGGTGGACGCCACCGACAGCATGGCCTCTTTGGCGTTGTCGGGGAAATAGTCGGGGCAAGTCGCGCCGAAATGCAGATACGCCGCGCCCGTCAACGCGGGTAGCGTTTTGTGCGCCGAATCGCATACGATATCCGCGCCTTGGTCCAAGGGATGCGCGGGAGAAGGCAAAAAATGCAGGTAGGTACCGTGCGCATTATCCACCAAGAGCAATACGCCCAGACGATGACAGACCTCGGCGATGGCCGCGACGGGTTGTACGTTGCCGAGGTAATCGGGCGAAGTCAGATAGACGGCGATGGGCCGAATAGGCATACCACGTAGGTGGGTTTCGAGCGCCACAGCGTCCACGGGGCAGGCAAGGGCCGTCGCCTCGGGCGAACGAAACCACTCTACCGACAACCCCGTCTGCGCCAAAGCGGACACGAAGGATTGGTGCACGTTGCGAACGGCCAGCACCAAGGGCGCTACGCCCGTATCCGCGGCGTACCGCCGAAGAAGCCACGCCGCCGTAAAAATGCACAAGGACGAACCGCCCGCCGAATATACGGTGCGTTTGCTACCGAACAACTCGGTCGCCACGGCTTCGCTTTGGGCGATGATACCGTCGGGGACGGGACAATACAACGAGTCCGCGTCGCGTATCTCGGTGATATCGTACGGCTCGACGCCCAAACGGGGACGACCTTTGTGCCCCGGCATATGCAGACGGACAGGCGAGCCGTCTTGGTATTCACGCAAAAAGCGCAGAATGGGCGTAGGGCATGGCATACTACTCGTTCTTCCCCTCCAACTGTTCGGCGATCTGCAAATAGATGGCGCACTCCATGCGCTTGCGGAACAAGGTGCAGCCGTACTCGTAGACGCCCGTCACCTTGCCCGTCGCGTGGTAGGCGTTGGCGGCACAGCCGCCCGAACAATACAGTTGCGCCCAGCAATCCCGACATTCGGGGTGCGCGTACACGTTGCAGTCGGCGAAGGGCTGCTGCCGCTCGGGATGGGTGACGCCCTCCCATACGTTGCCCAAAAGGAACTGCTCCTCGCCCACGAATTGATGGCAAGGATACAAGTCGCCCGTAGGCGTCACGGCCATATACTCGGTGCCCGAACCGCAACCAGAAATGCGCTTGTACACGCAAGGGCCGTCCGTAAGGTCTATCATATAATGATAGAAAGTGAAGGGTCTGCCCTCTTTGTAGCGGGCGAGCATCAGCGCCGCCAAGTCCTCGTATTGCCGCAAAACGACGGGCAGATCCTCTTGGGTGAGGGCCGAGGGGGAGGTGGGATCGCATACGACCGGCTCCATCGACAACTCGGTGAAGCCCAAGTCGAGCATACATTTGACGTCTTCCAAAAAGTCGGGGTTGGCGTGCGTAAAGGTGCCGCGCATATAGTAATTCTTGCCCCCGCGCGCCGCAACCAAACGTTGAAATTTGGGCACCACTTTGTCCCAACTGCCCCGCCCCGCGTGGTCTACGCGATAGCGGTCGTGAATCTCCTTGCGCCCGTCGAGGCTCAGGACGACGTTGCTCATCTCGCGGTTGACGAAGTCTATCAAATCGTCGTCGATGAGTAGGCCGTTGGTGGTCAAAGTAAAGCGGAAACGCTTCTTCGTTTCCTTCTCGCGCGAGCGGGCGTATGACACCAATTCCCGTACCACGTCCATGGCCAAAGTGGGTTCACCGCCGAAAAAGTCCACCTCGAGATTGGTGCGCGCGCCCGAGTTGGCGATGAGGAAATCGAGGGCCTGTTTACCCACCTCTACGCTCATCAATGCGCTTTGGCCGTGGTACTTCCCCTGCCCTGCGAAACAGTAGGCGCAGGCCAAATTGCAACTGTGCGCAATGTGCAGACAAAGCGCCTTGACCACGCCCTTATTTTTGTCTTTCAGTTTGTCCGCCAACGGACGGAAGGTATCGGGCGCAAAAAGTTGCCCCGCCAAGCGAAGGGATCGTATCTGCTCGAAGCACTCGGCAATCTCGGCCTCGTCCTTCGCGGGGAACTCGGCGCGTATGGTCTGCAACAATGTTTCTTGGGAAGGCTCGTCCCGCAAAAGCTCTATCATTCGATAGGCCACGTCGTCCACGACGTGTACCGAACCCGAAAACGTGTCCAGCACTATGTTGTAGCCCCCCATTCGGTAGGTGTGAATCATATCTTTACATAAAAAGTGCCGCTTGGTGAGCGGCACTGACTTTCGGCTTTGACTTATTTGTCTTTCTTTTCGTTCTCACATTTTTGGTTTGCGATACCGCAACTGGTCTTGCAAGCCGATTGGCAACTCGTTTGGCACTCGCCGCAGCCGCCGTTCTTGGCGCTCTCGCAGAGATTACGGGTATTCACGGTAATGATGTGTTTCATACGTCCCTCCTATTAAACTTGGTGATGATATTATATTACACCTTTTGGGCGCGCTTGTCAACCGTCTTGTCTATTTTGCGCGCGCGCCCGCCGATTTTACCGTTTCGGGCGGTATTTAAGCAGCATTTCTTTGTCCTCGGGGCTAACGCGGCAACTGTCGCGGCACTTGGACACGGCCTTGCGCGCCACGAACTCGTTGTATTTGCCCTCTTCCAAAAAGACAAGCGTCTTGTCCCTTTGCTTGGTGAAACATTCGGAGACCAGCCAAGCGACCGCCATATTGACGTAATACTCCTTTTCCGTTTGCAACGCGGGCAACGCCGCCAAAATGGCGTCGACGGTATCCTCATCGACGATTTTGAGCATGACGATAAGCCCCAGCCGCCGCACGAACGGGTATGCGGACGCAAGACACGGCTTAGCAAACGCGAGATAGTCCGCGGCGGGCGCTTTGGTGAACGTCAGGCAGTCCGTCCCCGCCCAAGTGTCCGTTTGGGCGGCGTAGCGCAACAAAAGCGGCTTCTGCTCCTCAAAAGGCAAATAGCATATCAGTTGACCGAGTACGGCACTTGCGGTGTAGTTGTCCCACCGCCAATGCGCGATGAAGGCGCGCAAATTGCCCTTGGCGATTTGCCGCACGATGCGTTTGACCTCGGTAGCGGGCACGGCCAAACACGGCATACGCGTATTGAGAATGCGCCCTTCCCACCGCGCCTTTTCTTCGCCCTTGCCCAACGAACGCAGGTAGGTCATAAAGGCGTCCATATCTTCGGTCGTCCAATCCTCGCGCACAAGTTGCATCGTCATTCCCCTTCTTCGGCCGTCGCGGGGCCTTTCGCGTCCGTCGATTCGTCCGCAAGGGCGGTTCCCTCTGCGGTATCCGCGGCGACTTCTTCCTCTGCGGCTTCCCGTTCGGCGGCCGCTTGCGCCTCGCGTTCGACGACCACGGCCTTGATCTCTTCCATCTTGGCCTCGTTGAGGAAACACTTCTTACGATACAATATCATGGCCACCACCAAAAACGCGATGGGGATAAGGCACATACACAACAGCATGATATTTTTGTTGGCGGTGGGTACGCTCTTGGTGAGCGTCTCTATCTGCGCCAATTTGTCCGCTTGCTGCTCGGCGGTCAACGACCCCATCGCGTCGAACTTGTTTTCCACGTCCGAGATGGCGTTGGTGGTGGCCAGCACGCCCGCGACGATGTACACGACGGACACCAGCCCCACCGAAATGGCCGAGCCTAGTTTGTTGACCAAGGGGCGCAAAGAGAAGATGAGCCCTTCCTCGCGCTTGCCCGTCTTGTACTCGTTGTACTCCACCGTATTGGCGATATTGATGGTCATGACCATATAGAAGCCGCCGCCCCACCCCGTGAGACCGAAGGCCACCATCATCAGGATAAACTTGAGATTGAGGTGCAGGTGCAACCCCAAGAGGTTGAGGTCGAAACCTTTGGTTTCGGGTATGACCAAGCCGAAGAGGAGTATCAACGCGTAGGCGGCGATGATGGCGAACACCGTGGAATAGAGCGTCTTGTTGCGCCCCAACTTCTTGCCCAACGCGGGGTAGGCCACGGTAAACACCACGCTCAAAACGCCCATTACGGCGTAAAACAGCATACCGTACAACCCTTCGTAACCGAATTCAAAGTAGAGGTACATCGTGCAAAGCCCCGCGCTGACCACGCCGGTGCCCACGTTGTACAAAAGGAGAATGATCGCGCTCCACAACAGTTGGTCGTTGTGAGTGATGGTGCGGAAAATATCCTTGACCTTGAGCCGCGGCGTTTTGATGAAATTGTCGGGCAAAGGCTTTTCTTTGACGCCGAGAATGGTAAACAACTGGAAGCCTATCATCAACCCCGCCGAAATCAAGGACAGCACGGCGTAGGCGCGCTTGGCGCTGCCGAACACCGCCGCGCCGATTTGGCCCGTCGTCAGCAAGGGGATCAAGACGCCCGACGCACCGCCGCCGATGGTCACGGCGATTTGGGCGACCGAGGTCAATTTGTTGCGCGAATCGTTGTCCGAGGACAAGGTGGGCAGCATACCCCAATAGGAAATGTCGTTCATCGTAAAGGTGATGCTGAACATAAGGTAGATAAACGCCAAAAAGCCGATGAACGCCCAATGATCGAGGTTGATCGTGTACAATAGCACCACCACCGCAGAGGTAAGCACCGCGCCGATGAGCTGCCACGGCTTGTACTTGCCCCACTTGGTGCGCGTGTTCTCCACCACGCCCCCCATCACGGGATCGTTCAACGCGTCGAAGATGCGCGCGCCCACCACGATGAAGGTAATGGCCCCGAGTTCCGCCGACGTCAGATTCTTGGTCAGCAGAATAAAGGTCATCATATAGGTATTGAAGAGGTTGTAAATAAAATCCCTTCCTATCGTTCCCAACGGGAACATAATGAGGTTTCTCGTGGATATCTTGTCCGATTTGACGTCGGCAACGGTGCCTTTTTCCTTCATACGCGCATCTCACAAAGTTGGTATAGTACCATTATACACTAATACCCACCCGTTGACAAGATGCAATTTCGAGGTCTTTACACGAAAAAGGTGCGACCGAAGTCGCACCGTCTCAAAGGTATATCCGCATATACCTCGGCGCGGGCGGGGGCGTTTTTCGCGCGGCAGGCAAAGCCTCAACCGCGATTATACGTACCTATTTCCCCCTATACGTCCCCGCCAAAACGCGCCATTCGCGTCTTCGTCCCACGACAAGACGCGGTCGGTTTTCGTATCTTCACGGCCGCTTGCCACAGCGACCTTTCGTCTTCGCCTGCGGTTACCCGCCTTTCGCGTCTCGCGGCCATCGAGTAGGCCGCGGCGCGGCGTTCGCCCTTGCGGAGGCACGAGAGGACACGACAACACACGACGAATCCGACCAGGCTGACGAGCCAAAGGAAAGGAAAGGATAAAAGGAGATAAGAAACGAAACTGACGACCGTAACGATCGCCGCAACAACAAGAACAAGGAGTATGTATGCGACCTGTTCGCCGTCGGATTGTCGTGTGTCGGAATGGTTTTTCATCTTCGGTTGCCTCCTGCGCACTTATCATACGACGAATTTTTGCCTTTTGCAAGGCCGAGTTGTTCGTATAATCGTACACCTTGGAGATTTTGCGATATTTTTTCCGCGCAAATAGCGCATTTTGGGGCAAAAGGTGCATTGACAACGGGGGCTCTCGGTGGTAAGATGGTAGTGGAATATTACCGTACACGGTAAAAAGGAGAAGATTATGGCAAAAGTTATTTTGGATTGGAAAACTGCATACGACTTCGTCACGGATGCCTTCGTGGGCGTGGGCGTACCCCGCGAGGACGCCGAGATCTGCACCGACGTTTTGCTCGAATCGGACAAGCGCGGCATCGAATCGCACGGCTGCAACCGCTTCAAACCCATCTATATCGACCGCATTCTGGCGGGCATTCAAAACCCCGTCACCAATTTTGAAATCGTCAAAGAGACCGAGACCACGGCCGTGGTGGACGGTCACGACGGCATGGGACAGGTCATCGGCTACAAGGCGATGAGCCTCGCCATCGCCAAGGCCAAACGCTACGGCATGGGCATGGTCGTGGTGCGCAACAGTTGCCACTACGGCATCGCGGGCTACTACCCCACCATGGCCACCAAGGCGGGCTGCATCGGCATCACGGGCACCAACGCGCGTCCCTCGGTCGCGCCCACCTTCGGCGTGGAGGGTATGTTCGGCACCAACCCCCTCACCATCGGCATTCCCACCGACGAGGACTTCGACTTTCTCATCGACTGCGCCACTTCCATCACCCAAAACGGCAAGGTGGAGTATTACGAGCGCATCGGCGAGCCCGTACACCCCGGCACCATCATCGACCTGGAAGGCAAACCCGTCGAGGGCGACGCGGGCGTGGCGCTCAAGATGATCCGTCAAGGCAAAGCGGCCCTCACCACCCTGGGCGGCATCGGCGAAGCCTTGGGCGGCTACAAAGGCTACGGCTACGCGATGGTCGTGGAGATCCTGTCCGCCGCCTTGCAGGACGGCGAATACGGCAAGGCGTTGAACGGCGTCGGTCCCAACGGCGAAAAAGTGCCCTACCATCTCGGCCACTTCTTCATCGCCATCGACACCGACCACTTCCTCGGCCAAGACCTCTGCCGCAAGAAAGCGGGCGACATCATCCGCGCCGTGCGCGCCAGCCGCAAAGCCCCCGGTGCCGAGCGCATCTACACCGCCGGCGAAAAGGAGTGGAACGTGTGGCAAGCCCGCAAGGATTCGGGCGTGCCCATCAACGAGTCCGTCCAAAAGGAAATGTGCGGCGTGCGCGATATGCTCGGCCTCACCCAATACGTCTTCCCCTGGGAAAAATAATCGAAAGGCAAGCGAAAGGTCGCCGACTCTTGCAGTCGGCGACCTTTTTCGTTTCTTTTTTGCGTTTG is drawn from Clostridia bacterium and contains these coding sequences:
- a CDS encoding MFS transporter translates to MKEKGTVADVKSDKISTRNLIMFPLGTIGRDFIYNLFNTYMMTFILLTKNLTSAELGAITFIVVGARIFDALNDPVMGGVVENTRTKWGKYKPWQLIGAVLTSAVVVLLYTINLDHWAFIGFLAFIYLMFSITFTMNDISYWGMLPTLSSDNDSRNKLTSVAQIAVTIGGGASGVLIPLLTTGQIGAAVFGSAKRAYAVLSLISAGLMIGFQLFTILGVKEKPLPDNFIKTPRLKVKDIFRTITHNDQLLWSAIILLLYNVGTGVVSAGLCTMYLYFEFGYEGLYGMLFYAVMGVLSVVFTVAYPALGKKLGRNKTLYSTVFAIIAAYALILLFGLVIPETKGFDLNLLGLHLHLNLKFILMMVAFGLTGWGGGFYMVMTINIANTVEYNEYKTGKREEGLIFSLRPLVNKLGSAISVGLVSVVYIVAGVLATTNAISDVENKFDAMGSLTAEQQADKLAQIETLTKSVPTANKNIMLLCMCLIPIAFLVVAMILYRKKCFLNEAKMEEIKAVVVEREAQAAAEREAAEEEVAADTAEGTALADESTDAKGPATAEEGE
- the scfB gene encoding thioether cross-link-forming SCIFF peptide maturase; translated protein: MIHTYRMGGYNIVLDTFSGSVHVVDDVAYRMIELLRDEPSQETLLQTIRAEFPAKDEAEIAECFEQIRSLRLAGQLFAPDTFRPLADKLKDKNKGVVKALCLHIAHSCNLACAYCFAGQGKYHGQSALMSVEVGKQALDFLIANSGARTNLEVDFFGGEPTLAMDVVRELVSYARSREKETKKRFRFTLTTNGLLIDDDLIDFVNREMSNVVLSLDGRKEIHDRYRVDHAGRGSWDKVVPKFQRLVAARGGKNYYMRGTFTHANPDFLEDVKCMLDLGFTELSMEPVVCDPTSPSALTQEDLPVVLRQYEDLAALMLARYKEGRPFTFYHYMIDLTDGPCVYKRISGCGSGTEYMAVTPTGDLYPCHQFVGEEQFLLGNVWEGVTHPERQQPFADCNVYAHPECRDCWAQLYCSGGCAANAYHATGKVTGVYEYGCTLFRKRMECAIYLQIAEQLEGKNE
- a CDS encoding aminotransferase class V-fold PLP-dependent enzyme, whose protein sequence is MPCPTPILRFLREYQDGSPVRLHMPGHKGRPRLGVEPYDITEIRDADSLYCPVPDGIIAQSEAVATELFGSKRTVYSAGGSSLCIFTAAWLLRRYAADTGVAPLVLAVRNVHQSFVSALAQTGLSVEWFRSPEATALACPVDAVALETHLRGMPIRPIAVYLTSPDYLGNVQPVAAIAEVCHRLGVLLLVDNAHGTYLHFLPSPAHPLDQGADIVCDSAHKTLPALTGAAYLHFGATCPDYFPDNAKEAMLSVASTSPSYLVLASLDRTNACLTAPGYIGCIAEMAEMIADAKKRLTEKGWQCVGDEPLKLTLYCPSMGTSGVATARLLNEEKVVEEYADRDYLILMASADTPPEHLERAVQTLLHMQTGDLHPPMLTLPSLPPRAMSVREAYFAPREVLPIDRCEGRVLAYLPVKCPPAVPSVIAGEELTASVLRYLAAQGYAQLAVVKPE
- a CDS encoding DNA alkylation repair protein, whose amino-acid sequence is MTMQLVREDWTTEDMDAFMTYLRSLGKGEEKARWEGRILNTRMPCLAVPATEVKRIVRQIAKGNLRAFIAHWRWDNYTASAVLGQLICYLPFEEQKPLLLRYAAQTDTWAGTDCLTFTKAPAADYLAFAKPCLASAYPFVRRLGLIVMLKIVDEDTVDAILAALPALQTEKEYYVNMAVAWLVSECFTKQRDKTLVFLEEGKYNEFVARKAVSKCRDSCRVSPEDKEMLLKYRPKR
- the smpB gene encoding SsrA-binding protein SmpB, producing MKKSNEGSLIATNKKAYHDYFIEETYEAGIVLEGSEVKSLRQHNVSFVDSYVRIDGYNVFVVNLHISPYEKGSFYNPPAKRERRLLLTKREINKLRAMVERKGYTLVPTKLYFKQSLVKVEVGVAKGKHTYDKREDMRKKAIEENNRRYED
- the rnr gene encoding ribonuclease R, which encodes MSRRSITKNIYRNTLFEGVIRGNRKGFAFLARSDGGEDMFISHENLHGAQHGDTVQCRRLYSDDVEVVKILKRGVTQLIGTLKVYRNGCFVVPDEEAYYTDIHVDDLVEGAKNGYKVVVDVVDYPKGCNPEGVIRRVLGKAGEKQSEVLSCLYRYGFADVFPEDALNEAASLTMGEAEEDRADLRDLLTITIDGDDARDFDDAISISRTKGDGYELWVHIADVSHYVREGNPIDREAYQRATSVYFPRQAFPMLPEALSNDLCSLMPDRDRFCLSCRMRFTAHGERKDVYLTKSVIHSAYRMTYRKVQGILDGDETLCRQYEPIVKMLTTATDLARLLRKKRIDRGAIDFSAHETTVLFDGERIEGVVPAEITESNAVIEDFMIAANEAVASTLERAGYPCAYRVHDVPEEDKLHQLTAFAECFGLAPEGRYLNEKEICDFVRAVAETPYGDVISTVAIRCMQKAKYSPFNIGHYGLGSECYCHFTSPIRRYPDLMVHRMVKLYLERKGAPLADEEKDALTEAMESACMHCSMQERAAEKAERDIVHYYEAVYMQEHLDGHFSAVVSGMTTRMMFATLPSGIEGGIPVEDMHDSFYYDPLRYRLVGQHSVYRIGDTVEVVVTGADPTSRRIRFALVHKGATIADVARMEQHKPPNGVHGTVRTRDHKPPKRKQKGRRR
- the scfA gene encoding six-cysteine ranthipeptide SCIFF, whose amino-acid sequence is MKHIITVNTRNLCESAKNGGCGECQTSCQSACKTSCGIANQKCENEKKDK
- a CDS encoding DUF4097 family beta strand repeat protein, which encodes MKKVLCIALIAALALGLFACNLINKATIETYDFETRNYTQATGDVSPTSAIDEINIDWVAGSVRVMVGTQDNITVHESGVGASASIPLCYRVNNATLSIAFAKDGTKIRNVSKTLVVTIPAEHLLTRLSVNAVAANVAVDPAVVGELNVDNVSGRVECTLNAIAKTRLNTVSGNVNLRAASTKEVEVETVSGTINLNLPVVDEVEAKSVSGNVTLALAKDASFAMNVSTVSGRVSTGDFACTKSGSRYLSGTGKIRIEVETTSGNVTLKTAS